The DNA sequence CAGGAGTGGGAGCTAAGTTTGATATTTGTGATGCCATTACCTTTGCCGACATTGAGGACATGAGCTTGAGTGAAGTGTTGCTCAATGCCATTAGCGACTAGAAGTGCAGAACGATATGGACTCAATTGACCAGTTGCTAGCGCAGGTCAGAGCTCAGTACAGCGAAACCGCTCCGCCACCAGCCCCAGCCTCTGAGATCTCTCTGCCAAACTCTCCCCCGCCGAAACCAGCTTCTTCGCGGCAGCATCAAGACCCGATCGATAGCTTGTTGACGGAGGTCAAAGGACAGTATAAGGCTCAAGATGCTGCTGCCCAGGAAGCCCAACAACAGCTGTTAGTTGCGGAACAACAACGGCAAGCTCAATTGCAACAAGCCCGCCGAGCCGCTTTGGCTCGTACTGCTCAAGATTGGTTAAAGAACTTAGACCCATTGTCTACCGAAGGACTTTGGTTCCACCAGTTTGCTGAGCAATATTCCTCCCAGTTAGAGGCAGCGATCGATTATCTAGCCGCTTTAGACGCAGATCACTAGACTTCCTACACGAATGGGAAAGCGGTATGTCAAAAGCACCCTGAAAGATATCAATAAACCTGCTCCTCAGCATCTGGAGCTAGAAAACTGACAACTGATGTCTCATCGGCTACCATAACGCGATCGCGCCCAGCAGCCTTAGCGCGGTACAAAGCGGTATCTGCCATCCGGATTACCGCCTCTCCGGTAGGCCCATGAATCGGAAAAGCAGCAACCCCGGCTGAAAGCGTAATCATGCCGAGAGCTTGGCGGTGATAATGCACACTCAGGTGGGCGATCGCCTCTCGGATTTGTTCGGCTCGTTGGCGCGTGATTTCTATAGAAGCATCCGGTAGGAGCAGCATTAGTTCTTCGCCACCGTAGCGACAAGCAATATCTGAAGCTCGAATCGAGTTTTTGATCAGCAAGCCTACCTCGCGCAGGACTACATCTCCTGCTTCGTGACCAAAGGTATCATTGAAGCGCTTAAAGTGGTCAATATCCAGCATCACGATACCAAGGGGTTGTTGGTTACGTTCTGCCCGTCGCACTTCTCGCTCCAGCGATTCTTCCATATAGCGCCGATTAAATAGGCTAGTCAGAGGGTCGCGAATGCTTTGGTTTCGCAGGCTTTCACGCAGCTTGAGATTAGCAAAAGCTAGGGCAATATGTTCTGCGACTGTCGATGTCAGTAGTCGTTTTGTAGGCGTAAGGTCGCCTTGGTTGCCTGTCGCTAGATATAAGGTTCCTAAAGCTTCTCCCTGCGCCAGCATAGGGATACAACAGGACTCATTAGGCAAAGGAGCTTGGAGATGTTGGCAACGCAAGCTGCTATGACCGTTATCTATAAAATAAGCTCGGCCCCGACGGAGTGCCCAGCAGTCTGTAGGGTCAAACATGGCTGGTGGCGCGGGTAGTGGTCCCCAAGAGGCGATCGCCTCCACTAAATTGCGAGATTCACTAGTGATATAAATCGCCCCAGACATACCGGGAAACAAAGGCTGCACCAACTCAGCTACTACAGCATAAGCCTCATCTAAAGTGAAGCAGGCTTGTAAAACATCGCTTAACTCTCCCAAGAGCGTAATTTCACGACTGCGTTGTTCTAGTTCTCCTACCCAACCTTTCAGCTTGGTTTCACTCTCTTGCAAAGCTAACCCGATGGTTTTACGTTGTCTAATGTCTCGGTTGATGGCAATGGCTGCAATTGGTAGCAGCGCAAATGCGAGGAATCCACCCAGGCCGACGATTAGCGTTGTGTTGCGAGCTGCTAATTCTGCCTGACGCGATCGCTGCTGCAGTAAGCGATTTTCCTCAGTGACCATCTCCTCAATGAGGCGACGAATTGCGTCCATCACCTCACGGCCTCGAGCTTCACGGATTGCTTGCTGAGCTGCTGTAAATCCCTGCTCCTGACGAATGTCTAAGACTGCTTCCAGCTTGTCTAGGCGCAGCTGGAGCAGAGGACGCAAGCTGTTAAGGCGCTCCTGCTGCCTAGGATTATCAGCGGTGAGCGCCTGAAGCGTGTCAACTTGGGCATTAATGGTGTTAATGGAGATGTAATAAGGTTCTAAATACTCTTCTTGTCCTGTAATGATGTATCCCCGCTGCCCAGTTTCAGCGTTGGCAATGTGGGAGAGTAAACTTTCTTCTGCCTCCAGCACCTGATAGGTATGATTTACCAAGCTTGCAGTGGCAACGAGTTGGGTGGTATTCCAATAAGCGAGGCCACCAATTAAGCCCAGTACTAGAAAGGCGATACCAAAGCCAGTAGTAATACTTTTCTCGATCGACCACTTCATCATAGGGGGGTACACCTAGAAAAGACTGGCACTAGACGCAGGAAGGAGCCTTTGGGGTTCCAGAAATGCAGGGTTGGGCAGCTGCATCGAGCAGGAGGCAAGTCTCCATAAATTCTTCGACGTTGCCAATTAGCCAAATTTTGGTTTGGAGTTGGCGAGCTAAGTCCTCAACGGTGGTGTCATCCAAGAAACAAGACTCTCCGTGCTTCAGCATTACCGTTGGCAGGAGAATTCCCTCGCCCAAATCCTTGTCTTGGAGCGCAGGTAATAAATCGTGC is a window from the Trichocoleus desertorum ATA4-8-CV12 genome containing:
- a CDS encoding diguanylate cyclase, which codes for MMKWSIEKSITTGFGIAFLVLGLIGGLAYWNTTQLVATASLVNHTYQVLEAEESLLSHIANAETGQRGYIITGQEEYLEPYYISINTINAQVDTLQALTADNPRQQERLNSLRPLLQLRLDKLEAVLDIRQEQGFTAAQQAIREARGREVMDAIRRLIEEMVTEENRLLQQRSRQAELAARNTTLIVGLGGFLAFALLPIAAIAINRDIRQRKTIGLALQESETKLKGWVGELEQRSREITLLGELSDVLQACFTLDEAYAVVAELVQPLFPGMSGAIYITSESRNLVEAIASWGPLPAPPAMFDPTDCWALRRGRAYFIDNGHSSLRCQHLQAPLPNESCCIPMLAQGEALGTLYLATGNQGDLTPTKRLLTSTVAEHIALAFANLKLRESLRNQSIRDPLTSLFNRRYMEESLEREVRRAERNQQPLGIVMLDIDHFKRFNDTFGHEAGDVVLREVGLLIKNSIRASDIACRYGGEELMLLLPDASIEITRQRAEQIREAIAHLSVHYHRQALGMITLSAGVAAFPIHGPTGEAVIRMADTALYRAKAAGRDRVMVADETSVVSFLAPDAEEQVY